In Horticoccus luteus, the following proteins share a genomic window:
- a CDS encoding DUF6680 family protein — MIAALAIDWTARATDLVMILAVFAGPYLAVRVTEGLRLKKEKRDRQIHVFRTLMATRASSLSPTHVEALNLIDIEFDHRGAEEKRVVSAWKLYHAHLGDHSYPPESWNHRRAELLVDLLHDMAECLGYEFDKGHIKSSSYYPKGYGEIEEDQHQIRKKIRGLIEGKSAIHVISHMSPDQFDRLTSLRKPAEGEQDGTDNEVAAPPRVSPITSAEEL; from the coding sequence ATGATCGCAGCATTGGCCATAGATTGGACCGCCAGAGCGACCGACCTCGTGATGATTCTCGCGGTGTTTGCAGGGCCTTACCTCGCAGTTCGCGTGACGGAAGGTCTACGCCTGAAGAAAGAAAAGCGTGATCGGCAGATTCATGTGTTCCGCACGCTGATGGCGACTCGCGCTTCATCACTGTCTCCGACGCACGTTGAGGCATTGAATCTGATAGACATCGAGTTCGATCATCGAGGCGCGGAAGAAAAGCGAGTGGTGTCGGCATGGAAGCTGTATCACGCGCATCTCGGCGACCACAGCTACCCACCTGAGTCATGGAATCATCGGCGAGCAGAATTGCTCGTAGATCTTCTTCACGACATGGCGGAATGCTTAGGTTACGAATTTGATAAGGGCCATATAAAGAGTTCATCTTATTATCCAAAGGGTTATGGAGAGATTGAGGAGGATCAGCACCAGATCAGAAAGAAGATTAGGGGGTTGATAGAGGGAAAGTCGGCTATTCATGTTATTTCTCACATGTCGCCTGATCAGTTTGATCGGCTGACATCTTTGCGAAAACCGGCAGAGGGCGAACAAGACGGCACAGACAACGAGGTGGCTGCGCCCCCTCGCGTCTCACCTATAACATCGGCAGAAGAATTATGA
- a CDS encoding nucleoside hydrolase, protein MAAATAGRLAMLIFACGGLCAVAPAGPAAAPVAVILDTDMSGDCDDVGALAVLHALADRGECRILAVVTNRRDLTNASAAAVDVINTYYGRGDIPIGTDKQAPTALRRRSTFTTVLRDEFPHHAGPDDAMPDALKVYRETLQAQPDGSVTICSIGSFSNLAALWRAAPDLVRQKVHRLVVMAGEFPVSSKPETNIATHPEPARIVVAEWPGEIIWQGDEVGRVLITGAGLKSVAKHNPVRRAFETRYQFLSHGPAAIEKGKPSYDQAAALYTVRGSEKEFWTLVRGGRVELAADGNSNWVETDGSAQAYVKIAGDPARLAAVIEALMVAPPKLARVRHED, encoded by the coding sequence GTGGCGGCTGCGACGGCCGGACGGCTGGCGATGTTGATCTTCGCGTGCGGCGGGCTTTGCGCCGTTGCGCCGGCGGGGCCCGCGGCGGCTCCGGTGGCGGTGATCCTCGACACCGACATGTCGGGGGATTGCGACGATGTGGGTGCGCTCGCGGTGTTGCATGCGCTGGCGGATCGCGGCGAGTGCCGGATCCTGGCCGTCGTGACGAATCGCCGGGATTTGACGAACGCTTCGGCGGCGGCGGTTGACGTAATCAATACTTACTACGGGCGCGGGGATATTCCGATCGGCACGGACAAGCAGGCGCCGACAGCGCTGCGGCGGCGGAGCACGTTTACCACGGTGTTGCGCGACGAGTTTCCGCATCACGCGGGGCCGGACGACGCGATGCCGGACGCGTTGAAGGTGTATCGGGAAACGCTGCAGGCGCAGCCGGACGGCAGCGTGACAATTTGCAGCATTGGATCGTTCTCGAATCTCGCGGCGTTGTGGCGGGCGGCGCCGGACCTCGTGCGGCAGAAGGTGCATCGGCTGGTGGTCATGGCGGGCGAATTTCCTGTGTCGTCGAAGCCGGAGACGAACATCGCCACGCATCCCGAGCCGGCGCGCATCGTGGTGGCGGAGTGGCCGGGAGAGATTATCTGGCAGGGCGACGAAGTGGGGCGGGTTCTCATTACGGGAGCCGGACTCAAATCGGTGGCGAAACACAATCCGGTGCGCCGCGCGTTCGAGACGCGTTACCAGTTTTTGAGTCACGGGCCGGCGGCGATCGAAAAGGGCAAGCCGAGCTATGACCAAGCGGCGGCGCTTTATACGGTGCGTGGGTCGGAGAAAGAATTTTGGACGCTCGTGCGCGGTGGGCGTGTGGAATTGGCGGCGGACGGAAATAGTAACTGGGTGGAGACGGACGGGAGCGCGCAGGCGTATGTGAAGATTGCCGGCGATCCGGCGCGCCTCGCGGCGGTGATCGAAGCGTTGATGGTGGCGCCGCCGAAACTCGCGCGCGTGCGCCACGAGGATTGA